One genomic region from Acidimicrobiales bacterium encodes:
- a CDS encoding aminotransferase class IV — MTEPMVWLDGGLVAADEARVSAFDHGITVGDGVFETMRVYGGAPFAVTRHLDRLALSAGGLGLRIPERDLLARALTEVVEASELADARLRLTITGGRAPLGSGRGDAPPTVIAAVAALEPFPPTAEVITVPWTRNERGALAGMKTTSYGENVVALAAAAGQDASEAIFANTRGELCEGTGTNVFIARGGRLMTPPLSSGCLAG, encoded by the coding sequence GTGACTGAGCCCATGGTGTGGCTCGACGGCGGGCTGGTGGCGGCCGACGAGGCGCGCGTGTCGGCGTTCGACCACGGCATCACCGTGGGCGACGGCGTCTTCGAGACGATGCGCGTCTACGGCGGGGCGCCCTTCGCGGTCACCCGCCACCTCGACCGCCTTGCCCTCTCGGCCGGAGGCCTCGGCCTGCGCATCCCCGAACGCGACCTCCTCGCCCGAGCCCTCACCGAGGTGGTGGAGGCATCTGAGCTGGCCGACGCCCGTCTCCGCCTCACCATCACCGGTGGCCGGGCACCCCTCGGCTCCGGCAGAGGCGACGCGCCTCCCACCGTCATCGCCGCGGTGGCCGCCCTCGAGCCGTTCCCTCCCACCGCGGAGGTGATCACCGTCCCGTGGACCCGCAACGAGCGCGGCGCCCTCGCCGGCATGAAGACCACCAGCTACGGCGAGAACGTGGTCGCCCTCGCTGCCGCGGCTGGTCAGGATGCGAGCGAGGCCATCTTCGCCAACACCAGGGGCGAGCTGTGTGAGGGCACCGGCACCAACGTCTTCATCGCCCGCGGCGGCCGGCTGATGACCCCGCCGCTGTCGAGCGGCTGCCTGGCGGGC
- a CDS encoding anthranilate synthase component I family protein — MAAADLDVAPVAAVGGWVATELLDVTDDVAALDGVGFWVVVLPFEGEPVCARFGSRRPMVGRPARTWVGPDAGAWRSSLDRAGFTAGVAAVREAIADGDVYQVNLTRRLSAPLPPRADVLALGTALAGGNPAPHAAVVRLPAQGVHVASASPERFLRRDGRRVTSQPIKGTASTAEGFLAKDRAENVMIVDLVRNDLGRVCEWGSVTVPALCAVEHHPGLVHLVSTVEGRLRSGVGWPELLAATFPPGSVTGAPKLAALKVIDRLEPVGRGPYCGAVGWVDADAGLGDLNVAIRTFWFDDGELHFGTGGAVTWDSDPVGEWEETELKAKRLLQVASGAGVLT, encoded by the coding sequence ATGGCCGCTGCAGACCTCGACGTGGCGCCGGTCGCCGCCGTCGGGGGCTGGGTGGCAACCGAGCTGCTCGACGTGACCGACGACGTCGCCGCGCTCGACGGCGTCGGCTTCTGGGTCGTGGTCCTGCCCTTCGAGGGCGAGCCGGTGTGCGCCCGCTTCGGCTCCCGGCGGCCCATGGTCGGCCGGCCGGCCCGCACGTGGGTGGGCCCCGACGCAGGCGCGTGGCGGTCCAGCCTCGACCGGGCGGGCTTCACCGCAGGGGTCGCCGCCGTGCGCGAGGCCATCGCCGACGGCGACGTCTACCAGGTCAACCTCACCCGCCGGCTGTCGGCCCCCCTGCCCCCGAGAGCCGATGTGCTGGCTCTCGGCACCGCCCTTGCCGGCGGCAACCCCGCCCCCCATGCCGCCGTGGTCCGCCTCCCGGCCCAGGGCGTCCACGTCGCCTCGGCCTCGCCCGAGCGCTTCCTCCGGCGCGACGGCCGCCGGGTGACCTCGCAGCCCATCAAGGGCACCGCGTCCACGGCCGAGGGGTTCCTGGCCAAGGACCGGGCCGAGAACGTGATGATCGTCGACCTCGTCCGCAACGACCTCGGTCGGGTGTGCGAGTGGGGCAGCGTCACCGTTCCCGCCCTGTGCGCCGTCGAGCACCACCCCGGCCTCGTCCACCTGGTGAGCACGGTGGAGGGGCGTCTGCGCTCCGGCGTCGGCTGGCCCGAGCTGCTGGCCGCCACCTTCCCGCCCGGCTCGGTCACCGGCGCCCCCAAGCTGGCTGCCCTGAAGGTGATCGACCGCCTCGAGCCGGTGGGACGGGGCCCTTACTGCGGAGCCGTGGGCTGGGTCGACGCCGATGCCGGCCTCGGTGACCTCAACGTGGCCATCCGCACCTTCTGGTTCGACGACGGCGAGCTGCACTTCGGCACGGGCGGCGCCGTCACGTGGGATTCTGACCCCGTGGGCGAGTGGGAGGAGACCGAGCTGAAGGCCAAGCGGCTGCTGCAGGTGGCATCCGGCGCGGGGGTCCTCACGTGA